The following proteins are encoded in a genomic region of Pseudoxanthomonas suwonensis 11-1:
- a CDS encoding lysophospholipid acyltransferase family protein, translated as MIDALLVAASKALVGAYPRWIGCAPEPRQRIYFANHASHLDTVALWSALPPALRRQTRPVAARDYWGKGALRRLVAGRGLNAVLIDRNREQPGADPLAPLREALERGDSLILFPEGTRNAELELLPFRAGLYHLAAQYPQVEPVAVYLDNARRSMPKGSLLPVPLICTVRFGAPLPLLPGEDKAGYLERAREAVRALAPATTW; from the coding sequence GTGATCGACGCCCTCCTCGTCGCCGCCAGCAAGGCGCTGGTCGGTGCGTATCCGCGCTGGATCGGCTGCGCTCCCGAACCGCGGCAGCGCATCTACTTCGCCAACCACGCCAGCCACCTGGACACGGTGGCGCTGTGGTCGGCCCTGCCACCCGCGCTGCGCCGGCAGACCCGCCCCGTGGCCGCGCGCGACTACTGGGGCAAGGGCGCGCTGCGCCGCCTGGTCGCCGGCCGCGGACTCAATGCGGTGCTGATCGACCGCAACCGCGAGCAGCCCGGCGCCGATCCGCTGGCGCCGCTGCGCGAGGCGCTTGAGCGCGGCGACTCGCTGATCCTGTTCCCCGAAGGCACGCGCAATGCGGAGCTTGAACTGCTGCCCTTCCGCGCCGGCCTCTACCACCTGGCCGCGCAATACCCCCAGGTGGAACCGGTGGCCGTGTACCTCGACAACGCCCGCCGCAGCATGCCCAAGGGCAGCCTGCTGCCGGTGCCGCTGATCTGCACCGTGCGCTTCGGCGCGCCGCTGCCGCTGCTGCCGGGCGAGGACAAGGCCGGCTACCTGGAACGCGCGCGCGAAGCGGTGCGCGCGCTGGCACCGGCGACCACCTGGTAG
- a CDS encoding CDP-alcohol phosphatidyltransferase family protein, whose amino-acid sequence MSQDDDRRPLASRNTGWARAIAAALARSSITPNQISVASVLFAAAGAAALLLLPAPAGPLLAALGIQLRLLCNLFDGMVAIEGGKQTATGALYNEFPDRVADSLLIVALGYAAGQPWLGWCGALLAALTAYIRQTGAGLGLGHDFRGPMAKQQRMFAMTAGCVLAAPSPWWPFAARMLEVAAMVIALGSLATCITRTRAIAIALRGRAP is encoded by the coding sequence ATGAGTCAGGACGACGATCGCAGGCCACTGGCCTCAAGGAACACCGGCTGGGCGCGGGCCATCGCTGCCGCCCTCGCCCGCTCCTCCATCACCCCCAACCAGATCTCGGTGGCCAGCGTGCTGTTCGCCGCCGCCGGCGCGGCCGCCCTGCTGCTGTTGCCTGCCCCCGCTGGCCCGCTGCTCGCCGCACTGGGCATCCAGCTGCGCCTGCTGTGCAACCTGTTCGATGGCATGGTCGCTATCGAGGGCGGCAAGCAGACAGCGACCGGCGCCCTGTACAACGAGTTTCCCGACCGCGTTGCCGACTCGCTACTGATCGTCGCCCTCGGCTACGCGGCCGGCCAGCCCTGGCTGGGCTGGTGCGGTGCCCTGCTGGCGGCGCTCACCGCCTACATCCGCCAGACCGGCGCCGGCCTTGGCCTGGGCCACGACTTCCGCGGGCCGATGGCCAAGCAGCAGCGGATGTTCGCCATGACCGCGGGCTGCGTGCTTGCGGCGCCATCGCCATGGTGGCCGTTTGCCGCGCGGATGCTCGAGGTGGCGGCGATGGTGATCGCGCTGGGCTCGCTGGCCACCTGCATCACCCGCACGCGTGCGATCGCCATAGCGCTGCGCGGACGCGCCCCGTGA
- the metK gene encoding methionine adenosyltransferase, producing the protein MSSYLFTSESVSEGHPDKIADQISDAVLDAILAQDKRARVACETLVKTGAAIVAGEVTTSAWVDIEGLARKVINDIGYNNSDVGFDGHTCAIINMLGKQSPDIAAGVDRKKPEEQGAGDQGLMFGYACNEAPEFMPAPIYYSHRLVEQQARIRKKRNSQLPWLRPDAKSQVTLRYDGNKVVGLDAVVLSTQHDPGVKQKDLVEGVYEHILKPVLPKKWLESLPKKKVHINPTGIFVIGGPVGDCGLTGRKIIVDSYGGMARHGGGAFSGKDPSKVDRSAAYAARYVAKNVVAAGLADRCEVQVSYAIGVAEPTSISVTTFGTGRIPDAQIEKLIRKHFDLRPYGIIKMLDLVHPVYQATAAYGHFGRKPFELSYTDGAGKKQVATAFSWEKTDRAEALRADAKLK; encoded by the coding sequence ATGTCCAGCTATCTCTTCACCTCCGAATCGGTCTCCGAGGGCCATCCGGACAAGATCGCCGACCAGATCTCCGATGCGGTCCTCGACGCCATCCTGGCGCAGGACAAGCGCGCCCGCGTGGCTTGCGAGACCCTGGTGAAGACCGGCGCCGCCATCGTCGCCGGCGAAGTGACCACCAGCGCCTGGGTGGACATCGAAGGCCTGGCCCGCAAGGTCATCAACGACATCGGCTACAACAACTCCGACGTCGGCTTCGACGGCCACACCTGCGCCATCATCAACATGCTCGGCAAGCAGTCCCCGGACATCGCCGCCGGCGTGGACCGCAAGAAGCCGGAGGAACAGGGCGCTGGCGACCAGGGCCTGATGTTCGGCTACGCCTGCAACGAGGCGCCGGAGTTCATGCCGGCGCCGATCTATTACTCGCACCGCCTGGTCGAGCAGCAGGCCAGGATCCGCAAGAAGCGCAACTCCCAGCTGCCGTGGCTGCGCCCGGACGCCAAGAGCCAGGTCACCCTGCGCTATGACGGCAACAAGGTCGTTGGCCTGGACGCCGTGGTGCTGTCCACCCAGCACGACCCGGGCGTGAAGCAGAAGGACCTGGTCGAGGGCGTGTACGAGCACATCCTCAAGCCGGTGCTGCCGAAGAAGTGGCTGGAGTCGCTGCCGAAGAAGAAGGTCCACATCAACCCAACCGGCATCTTCGTGATCGGCGGCCCGGTGGGCGACTGCGGCCTGACCGGCCGCAAGATCATCGTCGACAGCTACGGCGGCATGGCCCGCCACGGCGGTGGCGCGTTCTCGGGCAAGGATCCCTCCAAGGTCGACCGTTCGGCCGCCTACGCCGCCCGCTACGTGGCCAAGAACGTGGTCGCCGCCGGCCTGGCCGACAGGTGCGAGGTGCAGGTCTCCTACGCCATCGGCGTGGCCGAGCCGACTTCGATCTCGGTGACCACCTTCGGCACCGGCCGCATCCCGGACGCGCAGATCGAGAAGCTGATCCGCAAGCACTTCGACCTGCGCCCGTACGGCATCATCAAGATGCTGGACCTGGTGCACCCGGTCTACCAGGCCACCGCCGCCTACGGCCACTTCGGCCGCAAGCCGTTCGAGCTGAGCTACACCGACGGTGCCGGCAAGAAGCAGGTCGCCACCGCCTTCTCCTGGGAGAAGACGGACCGCGCCGAGGCGCTGCGCGCCGACGCGAAGCTCAAGTAA
- a CDS encoding metal-dependent hydrolase, giving the protein MDSLTQIVLGGALAAAIAPARHRRAALLAGAGLGTLPDLDSLPIRLATADPVLLMTVHRSFSHSLFVLPLVGWLLWWLFLRHGRGRVAESPRRWFWAIQLALVTHPLLDAFTVYGTQLWWPLPVAPTMWSSVFIIDPLYTVWLLAACVVAWFARARPLAQRALLAGLVLSSAYLGWSLVAKAMVDRQAERTLAAMGLGDAPRFSVPMPFNTLLWRVVAMTPGGFVEGEYSLVADTGAIAFRGYPSNTQALGEAAGIPAVQRLAWFNHGFMKARERDGRLELSDLRMGSEPDYTFVFAVAERDAEGRWQPIPPRQLRLPWEARRRLGPMWRRIWEAPPTGPAPPGD; this is encoded by the coding sequence ATGGATTCACTGACCCAGATCGTCCTCGGTGGCGCGCTTGCCGCCGCCATCGCCCCCGCCCGCCACCGCCGCGCCGCCCTGCTGGCCGGCGCCGGACTGGGCACCCTTCCGGACCTGGACTCCCTGCCGATCAGGCTGGCTACCGCCGACCCGGTGCTGCTGATGACCGTGCACCGCAGCTTCAGCCACTCCCTGTTCGTGCTGCCGCTGGTCGGCTGGCTGCTGTGGTGGCTGTTCCTGCGTCATGGCCGCGGGCGGGTGGCGGAGTCGCCGCGGCGCTGGTTCTGGGCGATCCAGCTGGCCCTGGTCACGCATCCGCTGCTGGACGCGTTCACCGTCTACGGCACCCAGCTGTGGTGGCCGCTGCCGGTGGCGCCGACGATGTGGTCCAGCGTTTTCATCATCGATCCGCTGTACACGGTCTGGTTGCTCGCCGCCTGCGTGGTGGCCTGGTTCGCCCGGGCACGCCCGCTTGCCCAGCGCGCCCTGCTGGCGGGGCTGGTGCTGAGCAGCGCCTACCTGGGCTGGTCGCTGGTGGCCAAGGCCATGGTCGACCGCCAGGCCGAACGCACCCTGGCGGCGATGGGCCTGGGCGATGCGCCGCGGTTCTCGGTGCCGATGCCGTTCAACACCCTGCTGTGGCGGGTGGTGGCGATGACGCCCGGCGGCTTCGTCGAAGGCGAGTACTCGCTGGTGGCCGACACCGGCGCGATCGCGTTCCGTGGCTACCCGTCCAACACCCAGGCACTGGGCGAGGCCGCCGGTATCCCGGCGGTGCAGCGCCTGGCCTGGTTCAACCACGGCTTCATGAAGGCGCGCGAGCGCGATGGCCGGCTCGAACTCTCCGACCTGCGCATGGGCTCGGAGCCGGACTACACCTTCGTGTTCGCGGTGGCCGAGCGCGATGCGGAGGGCCGCTGGCAGCCGATCCCGCCACGACAGCTGCGCCTGCCCTGGGAAGCGCGCCGGCGGCTGGGGCCGATGTGGCGGCGGATCTGGGAAGCCCCGCCGACCGGCCCCGCCCCGCCCGGTGACTGA
- the dusB gene encoding tRNA dihydrouridine synthase DusB has protein sequence MRIGPYPIEPKVVLAPMAGVTDKPFRLLCKQLGAGLAVSEMTISDPRFWNTRKSLQRMDHAGEPDPVSVQIAGTEPEQLAGAARYNVANGAQIIDINMGCPAKKVCNAWAGSALMRDEALVARILEAVVAAVDVPVTLKIRTGWCAEVRNAPTIARIAEESGIAALAIHGRTRNQHYTGQAEYDTIAEVKSRLRIPVLANGDIDSPAKAAFVLRHTGADAVMVGRAAQGRPWIFRQIAHYLGTGEELPEPSVAEVRDILLGHLQALHAFYGEEQGVRIARKHLGWYAKDRAENAAFRAVVNRAQTAAEQLALTRGYFDALEAGMPFVLAEVA, from the coding sequence ATGCGGATCGGTCCTTACCCGATCGAACCGAAGGTGGTGCTGGCGCCGATGGCCGGCGTCACCGACAAGCCGTTCCGGCTGCTGTGCAAGCAGCTGGGCGCCGGCCTGGCGGTGTCTGAGATGACCATCTCCGACCCGCGCTTCTGGAACACCCGCAAGTCGCTGCAGCGCATGGACCATGCCGGCGAGCCGGATCCGGTCAGCGTGCAGATCGCCGGCACCGAGCCGGAGCAGCTGGCCGGGGCGGCGCGCTACAACGTCGCCAACGGCGCGCAGATCATCGACATCAACATGGGCTGCCCGGCCAAGAAGGTGTGCAACGCCTGGGCCGGCTCGGCGCTGATGCGCGACGAGGCGCTGGTGGCGCGGATCCTCGAGGCGGTGGTCGCGGCGGTGGACGTCCCGGTCACGCTCAAGATCCGCACCGGCTGGTGCGCCGAGGTGCGCAATGCGCCCACCATCGCCCGCATCGCCGAGGAATCCGGGATCGCCGCGCTGGCCATCCACGGCCGCACCCGCAACCAGCACTACACCGGGCAGGCCGAGTACGACACCATCGCCGAGGTGAAGTCGCGGCTGCGCATCCCGGTGCTGGCCAACGGCGACATCGATTCGCCGGCCAAGGCCGCCTTCGTGCTGCGCCACACCGGCGCCGACGCGGTGATGGTCGGCCGCGCCGCCCAGGGCCGGCCCTGGATCTTCCGCCAGATCGCGCATTACCTGGGCACCGGCGAGGAACTGCCCGAGCCGTCCGTGGCCGAGGTGCGCGACATCCTGCTCGGCCACCTGCAGGCCCTGCACGCGTTCTACGGCGAGGAACAGGGCGTGCGCATCGCGCGCAAGCACCTGGGCTGGTACGCGAAGGACCGCGCCGAGAACGCCGCCTTCCGCGCGGTGGTCAACCGCGCCCAGACCGCCGCCGAGCAGCTTGCGCTGACCCGCGGATACTTCGACGCACTGGAAGCGGGCATGCCCTTCGTGCTGGCGGAAGTCGCCTGA
- a CDS encoding ribokinase, whose translation MNPVIVVGSFNVDHVWRCNELPATGATIAGQYMTGPGGKGFNQAVACARAGAPTTFICALGDDPGGALARELAESDGIDLRAEASSEPTGTAGIYVDARGRNSIVIGAGANGVLSAGHVTADRALAGEAGVLLAQLESPVEAIEAALQMAREAGTTTLLNPAPANAPTSMGLLRLADVLTPNETEFAAQLSRHVGERIEPDAVAALDGARLHALCRKLLPHGTVVVTMGSVGVFVSHAEEEPRGDGQPYYRIGAESVTASDTTGAGDAFNGALAASLARAPGQPFATHVRYANRFAALSTERAGAAASMPRHDEVLARFPG comes from the coding sequence ATGAATCCGGTCATCGTCGTCGGCTCCTTCAACGTCGACCATGTCTGGCGTTGCAATGAACTCCCCGCCACTGGCGCCACCATCGCCGGCCAGTACATGACCGGTCCCGGCGGCAAGGGTTTCAACCAGGCCGTGGCTTGCGCCCGCGCCGGCGCGCCCACCACCTTCATCTGCGCACTCGGCGACGACCCCGGTGGCGCACTCGCCCGCGAACTGGCGGAATCCGACGGCATCGACCTGCGCGCGGAAGCCAGCAGCGAGCCCACCGGCACCGCCGGCATCTATGTCGACGCCCGTGGCCGCAACAGCATCGTGATCGGCGCCGGCGCCAACGGCGTGCTCAGCGCCGGCCACGTCACCGCCGACCGGGCGTTGGCCGGCGAGGCCGGCGTGCTGCTCGCCCAGCTGGAGTCGCCGGTGGAGGCGATCGAGGCCGCGCTGCAGATGGCGCGCGAGGCCGGCACCACCACCCTGCTCAACCCGGCGCCGGCCAATGCGCCGACCAGCATGGGCCTGCTGCGCCTGGCCGACGTGCTGACCCCGAACGAGACCGAGTTCGCCGCCCAGCTGTCGCGCCACGTCGGCGAGCGGATCGAACCGGACGCGGTCGCCGCGCTGGACGGCGCGCGCCTGCACGCGCTGTGCCGCAAGCTCCTGCCGCACGGCACCGTGGTGGTGACCATGGGCTCGGTAGGCGTGTTCGTCTCGCATGCCGAGGAAGAGCCGCGCGGCGACGGCCAGCCCTACTACCGCATCGGCGCCGAGAGCGTGACCGCCAGCGACACCACCGGCGCCGGCGATGCCTTCAACGGTGCGCTTGCCGCCTCGCTGGCGCGCGCGCCAGGGCAGCCGTTCGCGACCCACGTGCGCTATGCCAACCGTTTCGCCGCGCTGTCGACCGAGCGCGCCGGCGCGGCCGCCTCGATGCCGCGCCACGACGAGGTACTGGCCCGCTTCCCGGGCTGA
- a CDS encoding NupC/NupG family nucleoside CNT transporter translates to MIEAIGRIGFGLFGLAVLIGIVWLFSNNRRAVDWKLVATGLFLQIAFAALVLLVPGGREVFDWLSHGFVRVLGFVGEGSNFIFGSLMDTSTVGFIFAFQVLPTIIFFSALMGVLYHLGVMQAVVRAMAWAITKVMRVSGAETTSVCASVFIGQTEAPLTVRPYIPKMTNSELLTMMIGGMAHIAGGVLAAYVGMLGGGDPEQQVFYAKHLLAASIMAAPATLVIAKILIPETSEPLTRGTVKMEVEKNTANVIDAAAAGAGDGLRLALNIGAMLLAFIALIALVNAPLTWLGEVTGIAGMIGKPTSLSTILGYVLAPIAWVIGTPWADATTVGSLIGQKIVINEFVAYTELSQIVNGQVPGQFLSKEGALIATYALCGFANFSSIAIQIGGIGGLAPERRQDLARFGLRAVLGGSIATFMTATIAGVLSHFG, encoded by the coding sequence ATGATCGAGGCAATCGGGCGGATCGGCTTCGGCCTGTTCGGACTGGCCGTGCTGATCGGCATCGTCTGGCTGTTCTCCAACAATCGCCGGGCGGTGGACTGGAAGCTGGTCGCGACCGGCCTGTTCCTGCAGATCGCCTTCGCCGCCCTGGTGCTGCTGGTCCCGGGCGGACGCGAAGTGTTCGACTGGCTGAGCCACGGCTTCGTGCGCGTGCTGGGCTTCGTCGGCGAGGGCTCCAACTTCATCTTCGGCAGCCTGATGGACACCTCGACGGTGGGCTTCATCTTCGCCTTCCAGGTGCTGCCGACCATCATCTTCTTCTCCGCGCTGATGGGCGTGCTCTACCACCTGGGCGTGATGCAGGCGGTGGTGCGGGCGATGGCCTGGGCGATCACCAAGGTGATGCGCGTGTCCGGCGCCGAGACCACCAGCGTCTGCGCCAGCGTGTTCATCGGGCAGACCGAGGCGCCGCTGACCGTGCGCCCGTACATCCCGAAGATGACCAACTCCGAGCTGCTGACCATGATGATCGGCGGCATGGCCCACATCGCCGGCGGCGTGCTCGCCGCCTACGTGGGCATGCTTGGCGGCGGCGACCCGGAGCAGCAGGTGTTCTATGCCAAGCACCTGCTGGCGGCGAGCATCATGGCCGCGCCGGCCACCCTGGTGATCGCCAAGATCCTGATCCCGGAAACCTCCGAGCCGCTGACCCGCGGCACGGTGAAGATGGAAGTGGAGAAGAACACCGCCAACGTCATCGACGCGGCGGCCGCCGGCGCCGGCGACGGCCTGCGCCTGGCGCTGAACATCGGTGCGATGCTGCTGGCCTTCATCGCCCTGATCGCCCTGGTCAACGCCCCGCTGACCTGGCTGGGCGAGGTCACCGGCATCGCCGGCATGATCGGCAAGCCAACCAGCCTGTCGACCATCCTGGGTTACGTGCTGGCCCCGATCGCGTGGGTGATCGGCACCCCGTGGGCCGACGCCACCACGGTCGGGTCGCTGATCGGCCAGAAGATCGTGATCAACGAGTTCGTGGCCTACACCGAGCTGTCGCAGATCGTGAACGGCCAGGTCCCCGGCCAGTTCCTGAGCAAGGAAGGCGCGCTGATCGCGACCTACGCGCTGTGCGGCTTCGCCAACTTCAGCTCGATCGCGATCCAGATCGGCGGCATCGGCGGCCTGGCCCCGGAGCGTCGCCAGGACCTGGCCCGCTTCGGCCTGCGCGCGGTGCTGGGTGGCTCGATCGCCACCTTCATGACCGCCACCATCGCCGGTGTACTGTCGCATTTCGGCTGA
- a CDS encoding aldo/keto reductase — MQYRRLGASGLQLSALSFGAWMTFGRQVGRGQARELVAAAWDHGINFFDNAEVYANGEAERVMGDVIADLRLPRDGFCVSSKVFFGSAESPRPTQRGLSRKHVVDACHAALKRLRVDYLDLYYCHRPDPDTPVEETVAAMDMLVRQGKILYWGTSEWPEALIREAARIARSQHMAAPVVEQPQYNLLHRERVELEYAPLYSELGMGTTTWSPLASGLLTGKYAGGIGGEGRLAQADAGWLQPLVLGEPQERRLERAQAFVEAARQLGEAPAPLAIAWCLRNRHVSSVILGASKVEQLLQNLEALELAGRYDEQVWQRLEVVTTG, encoded by the coding sequence ATGCAATACCGCCGCCTCGGCGCCTCCGGGCTGCAGCTGTCCGCGCTTTCGTTCGGCGCCTGGATGACCTTCGGCCGCCAGGTCGGGCGGGGCCAGGCCCGCGAGCTGGTGGCCGCGGCCTGGGACCACGGCATCAACTTCTTCGACAACGCCGAGGTTTACGCCAACGGCGAGGCCGAGCGGGTGATGGGCGACGTGATCGCCGACCTGCGACTGCCGCGCGACGGCTTTTGCGTGTCGAGCAAGGTGTTCTTCGGCTCGGCGGAGTCGCCGCGCCCGACCCAGCGCGGCCTGTCGCGCAAGCACGTGGTCGATGCCTGCCATGCCGCGCTCAAGCGCCTGCGCGTCGATTACCTCGACCTTTATTACTGCCACCGCCCGGATCCGGACACGCCGGTGGAGGAGACGGTCGCGGCGATGGACATGCTCGTGCGCCAGGGCAAGATCCTGTACTGGGGCACCTCCGAGTGGCCGGAAGCGCTGATCCGCGAGGCCGCGCGCATCGCCCGCAGCCAGCACATGGCCGCGCCGGTGGTCGAGCAGCCGCAGTACAACCTGCTGCACCGCGAGCGGGTGGAGCTGGAGTACGCGCCGCTGTATTCGGAACTGGGCATGGGCACTACCACCTGGTCGCCGCTGGCCTCGGGCCTGCTCACCGGCAAGTACGCCGGTGGCATCGGCGGGGAAGGACGGCTGGCGCAGGCCGATGCCGGCTGGCTGCAGCCGCTGGTGCTGGGCGAGCCGCAGGAGCGGCGGCTGGAGCGGGCCCAGGCCTTCGTCGAGGCGGCACGCCAGCTGGGCGAGGCCCCGGCCCCGCTGGCCATCGCCTGGTGCCTCCGGAACCGGCATGTCAGCAGCGTGATCCTGGGCGCCAGCAAGGTCGAGCAGCTGCTGCAGAACCTGGAAGCGCTG